DNA from Hippoglossus hippoglossus isolate fHipHip1 chromosome 13, fHipHip1.pri, whole genome shotgun sequence:
CATTGGCGGGggttgaataaaaacaacaaccccgGCAACAGCGAGTTTCATTAAACTGTAgaacataaacattttatatagaCAAGTTCATATTTTGATAACTAagaatttattgtcattttatataaagataaaacatatTAATCTTTCTAAAGTCTATAGTCTATAAAGGTTACATTCAGTGTATTTCAACCATAAACTGCCTTTCAAGCCAGAGTCTCCAGAAAGCGATGATGGGATGGAAACATGGTAATGAGGTCACACCGCTACATGCATTCAACCAATTGGGAGTTggtctcacctgtcaatcatggcgtttGGCCTTGTTTTTAtagaatcaaataactaattgaaaccaaacttatcagaaacatggtCACTTGAacgaacatcagtgtgataagaactagctaaaatgacagaaaccatctttgacaaatttatttgacatgtatttttatGGTTTGCTCCCAtacactaacacggaggaggtgaaATTTAAGACCTGTACTGAAAACTTAACCTCAAGTTGTGTGGACATGTGCAGAGTCCTCACTGACATCTCAATGAGTCTCCAGTTAGCTTTCTTGTAGCTGAGGAGAGTTCTAATCAACCGGAATAACTGGAAAAAAACGTACAACCATATTTAATTTCCCGGAAAGGTGATTTCCATAATCTTAACTTCACAGTGTTTGTgcagaaacaaaagagacaTCTAAAAAAAGTATATCTTTTAAAGGAATAAGAGGATTTGCAGAATCAACTTATATTGACGTTCAGGCTCGGTATAAGGTTGGACGAGCATAATCCATTCACTTCCATTTTCTTCCTCTATTGTtcaatgctgtctcaacttcctaGAATTGGTCCAAAGTCtgaattatctttaaaaaaaagtgttttcacactaCAAACGAACCAAagcatggttcagtttgatccggaccACGACCACCTCTTTTGATCTGACTAAATGTTGGTCCGTTGGTCCGGACTGTGTTCCGAGGCACCTGTTACTTTGAGTTAGACTGAACAAGGTGAAAGCAGAATAATTTCAAAGGTCCATCAAGTCTATAAATTCAACAATGAGTCCAACAAAAAGATTCACAAAGATAAATCAAGTCCTTCAAAAGTTCATAACAGGGGCAGAATCATGACAGTAATGGTGTGGGGAATGTTTACTCACTAAAATTATTGCCGATCAATAATCGTTTGAATGCCACAGCCTGTCGGAGTGTTGTTGATGAACAttcctctgcagcccctcaTTCACCATCTCCTACTGGCTGCTCCGAGTGTGATAATGATGAAACATGTCACAAAGCAAAGATTGGTTTCATGAACGTGACAGGGAGTTCAGTGTTCTTCACCACGTCACCACATCTGGTACCTTTGTGATATAGAACAGGAGATTAGCAGCATTAAAGGGAttgttcacagaaaaataaaaatgaactcgttatttactcaccactgtgccgatggaggagtgggtgaagtgtttgagtccacaaaacacttctggagtctcaggggtaaactttgtcgcagcagaatccaatacaattgaaatcAATGGTGACCAAGACTTGAGAcgtattaaaacaacagaaaaaacataaaatgcctccatactgctcgtgtggtgtcatcaaagtgtccacaagccctgacattcatattcaactaaaacagcatcatttacaacatgtttttagtctaaatgtcctATGATAGCGTCCTCCGAGGTGCGTTCATGGACCCTCAGACACACCATCGTATGGCTATGTCCGCTCgcttagccacttccagtggacttttaggctacaaaacatggtgtaaatgaccttgtttcaagtcaaatatgaatgtcagggcttgcggacCCTTGgttgacaccacacgagcagtatggaggcattttatgttttttctgttgttttaatacgTCTCAAGTCTTGGTCACCATTgatttcaattgtattggattctgctgcgacaaagtttacccctgagactccagaagtgttttgtggactcaaacacttcacccacccctccatcggcacagtggtgagtagatgatgagtggattttcatttttcggtgaaccatccctttaacgTGCAGCTGATAGTTAAGGTAGGGCCCTGCTTAGTATTAGTGTGGGGTTCCCAAAAAAGTCCTCATGAgtgcatttaaacatttcaatcgTTGATTGAAGAAGCAAGAACAACCACCACATCCCTCATTCATATCTCACCTCTCCCTCTATTTCTTAATTCCTCTCTTTGTGCGACAGAGTGATGTGACAGTAGAGAGCAGACAATGTCGGGTTACCCTGGTAATTTGGGAAGGAGGACGGAAGTATCCTGGGCGGGCAGCGTCCCTCCTCCCGACACGGTGTGAGTCCCACTGATGATTCACCAGGCTGCACGATGAAGGTTGGCGACCCCAATTTGAGtaaggcaggaggaggaggagcggcagAAGAAGGCGGATGAGGAAGGGGGATAATAAGGAGGAGGGGACGGCGATGCCTACGTCAGTGGCACTTGCTAATAGGCAGATGTCCTTGTCCCTGACACAAGTAAATCATGTCTCTTGGGGGggtaaagaataaaagaaagagcagaggagaggaagggaggaaacGAGTGAGGCAGAGATTGAGATTGTCGTTCGGGGGAGTTGTGCTGGACGTGAGTGCGTGTCTAAGTGAAATTATAAGCAATTAGTTCACCCTCTAAGCCTACTGTAGAAATTCCATTTTGATGAAGACAACAGGAGGAGGGAAGCCAGTGAATGGGAAACAACTCCGATTCAGTGTTTTAAGATGTTTAGGGTGACTGGGCCAagttgtatttaaaccagaaaGGGAAACAGGTGATCTGCAGAGCTGAAGGATGGTAGGGGCCAGaggtgagacaggaggaggaagtgtgttCGACACTGTTGGTTACCAAAGTAAAAGTAGCAGTATTACAATTTATCATTACTCTGTAGCAGGGCCCTGTtggtaaaatgtccaaaataaaagaactaATGTCAACTGTCAGATTATGTAATATCAAAGATATATTACaattaaaatgactgatgatGAAGCTTTTAATGTAAACTTGTCAAGAGTTACCCTTTTGTCACTTGTAAACTATATGTTTATCTCTCACAAGCTCACAAGCTTTTATCATAACATGTatctatttttaattatttatataccTGCGACACCGGATCCTTTTTCTTTGATCTACGTTACTACGCAAATATTGGAAAGATGGCTTATCAAGTCGTTGCtctaaacacataaaacaacacatgttgCTTACAGCTTCcatgttttttcacatttcaactTCAGAGCACATGAACTTACCGAATTCAGAACAACTTCACAACTCCGGAAAAACTTGGGACCTTCCGAGGAGCAGAGCAAGTACTGCACCTTTATTATTTTAAGTTCCTCTCATGTTTGGTATAAACATTACAATTTGAAATATAGCTGTCAGATGGTGGATTAGACGTATAAAGAAGCAGAGgatggaaatactcaagtagAGTACAAGCAGTACAAACCTGCATCTAAGCACGGTGCAGCACTTGAGCTAATGTACTTATTTAAATTCCCCCTGGTGTTCATCAATCTCCGTTCATCCTTGTGGGAAGCACCTAAGGTTTGTTGCAGTCGCTCTGTCCCACAGTCTCAGTAAATGACCACAGGAAGATAAACTTTCACAAGTATGTGATCTTCATCCTGATTAAATCGCTCCATACCAGACAACCACCCACTCTGTCAGGGCAGCTTCCCCTCATCAAACACCATCATCCAGCCTCCCTCACAAACACTGTGCGCACATATGTTAAAACTCAATGTAGTCATTTAAGGTCACGGAAACATTTTTGCTCACTGGAGAGCGACCATATGTTTTCCCATATAAAATGCTGATAGTAATAATATGATCCATTTTGAGTACGGGAACACACAGAAGTCAGGACTGGATGTGTGCCGGCAGCCGGCTCTAACGGGAAACCCCTTCTCAGATACTGCACGGCTACTTCCTATTGTTGTCTAATTAGAGGATTGTTGTGCTGAAATGAAAACGGCCTCAGAAGCAGGCACTGATCGACCAGGGTCAAGCTGCCGAGAGGTGAAGGGAGAAgtaatttaaatgttgaaaatccAAAATATAAGGGGGGGggatttgaaatgaattaaGATTACGTTTTCTTGGTCCTCCTGTGGAAACCTGTATGTTGTGATGGCAAATGTcaacagaaaagaggaaaaatgtacACATATAAAGTAAATGCAGAACTCAAAGTCCAAAATGCAAAGACAATATCGGTCAATTGCTTTTGAACTTTGATGCGTCTGTGAAGGGGATGCagagaatttcttcacatttttgGTTTGATTGTGagcaagatttcacaaaaacaactgaacggatttctatgaaacttggtggaaggaagtgaGATGATTACTGTAAGAATCGAATAACTTTTCATGCGGATCTGGATCTAGAGGCAGAtccaagattttaaaaaatgactttaacATTACGAGGTAATGTTTTAACATTTCCATTGTTTTCCAAGAGAATAAATCACGGATCTTTATGGCAAACAACCTGGCGCATTTAGGAGACTgatccatgagtgtgtgaaatttggtgcagttgggccttggtggaggtatgtgctctactgagtgctgtTCTACTTTTTTCATGAATTTGGTCATAAACTAAAGTATGGGATATGACGGTGGCACTAGATGAAAAGGTAAGGAATCATAAAATTATTAGACACCATCCCAAGGGTgacatgaatgtttgtgccaaatttaatgaagatccatccaatagttgttgGGATATTTTGTTCAAAGTCACACGAGTGACTGAAGGAAAAGTCAGAGAATCACCAAAGTCATTAAGATTCCTCCTCAGGAGAAAATTAATGTGTGTATGAAATCTCAGCAGCTGCTGATATATTTCAGACTGAACAAGTTATGGATCGACCAACCAGTGTCTTACCATATTCAGAGCCAGGCTGATAAAGTAGCTTAAAACAagatattcattttaattactttaataaaacataaaatttgAACATttcccactctctctcacagtgATATCAACCGGTCAGTAAAATATCAGCCCTGCCCCCTCTGATTGTTTGAGATGATTGTTCTCGGATGATGAATCTGTCCAATCAGCGTGGACACTGGCGGCTCTTCAGAATCACAGACAGTAATTAGCAGCATCTTCCTGTGTTTACTCCTGTGGGGAAGGGAGTGGACCACAACAGGGTcgacacactcacagatacaTGACGATAACTTTAATCTCACTCTAATTAGAGcttcccttctcctcccacCTCTTCATATGTCTTCCTGTCTAGACTTCTGCGTATCCTTTTCCCATATGATGCCGTGGTGTGGTCTTGATCACTAACAACCAACTGTGGCTCCTCATACTAGACCTTTACTTCACAGGTCATACTCTGACCTACACAGTCCAGCCAGCTTTCAAAGTCTGCTCGGCTTCATGCCCGAGAAGCTGAATATACAGTAGAATCCATATTATTTTCACCTTAAACACGGATAAAACATAATGCTTCATGGCCTCAGggtttgtttatgtgtgggGCCCAGGCCGCGGCTCAGTGGGGTCCAGCTGGCATGCTCCCCTgattctctctttatctccccGGCCACTTGAGTCGGGGAAGTGAGGCTGCCACACAGCGCCTGGCCCTCACAATCACTGGAGCTCCTCCAGcaccccgccccccccctcaGAAGGCAACTCAAACAGACCTTGGGACCGATTGTGACTCAGCCATTCCTCTCGTGTCTGCCTGTCTGGCTGCTACCAAAACATCTCCTGAGCTCAAACAGTAAATATTGTCATCATACCTCTATACTGATTGTACTGTATGCATTGATGATCTTTTTCtctatgataataataatcataataataatgtagtGACAATATCTCCATCAATCAGTCCATTATCTATCTTTTGAGGGTCACGGGAGCACTGGAGCCAtaatatcattattgttattattattattatttagtattattataagtagtagtagtagtaatagcaGTATTAGAGACAAATATCAAaaaccattcacattcactccTATGGTCAATTTATagtctccaatcaaccttaCCCCTGAAATTCAGACCctaatgaaatgaatgatgaattggcttcacttatggggAGCCCtcattttattcatctttatatacctTCTATGGTCTGAACCAAATAATTGTACCAAATCATCCAGTTCATGGTGAGATATTTTACGGGATAACTGTAAATGTTGACCTGTTGGTTGAACTACACAAAGATTCGGGGGTCCCCAAAGTGGGTCACCTCTGTCTGGCAGAAGTTATGTTTCTGTGCAAATCTATTTGAAGGGAAATTGTTATTTAGACATTCGGTGGATAATGATCAGATGAATGAAGTGGTCGATTGATTAACAGCCGTGGCACACAGAGTTGTACTCGAAGGTTGGATTCAAAGGTGAGTAGACAAAGAGCACAACTGTCAAACAAGAGACCAGGTTTCACATCCAGAGTCCTATACGTGGTTTAGGCAAGAAAAGCACTTTGGTTAATGTAAGGCTAAGGAAAGACAATGGTTTTAGTTAAATGTTAGTAAATATGTTGAGTTAAAGTGTATCTCATGCTAAAAGATCATTCATTTAGttggaaaacaaatatgttgTCCGTGTACATTGTAGTATTAGTTGATATTTCTGTCGAAATGGTCAGTATCAACTTATTTGTATTTTCCCATATGCTTTGCAACGTTTAGAGAAAAGTCCATTCGGccaaaacatatttgctgttgcagtttagTTCTACTTATAGAGACAGGCCTgattattttggcttcatcctctggggatcacGAATGTCTGCATTGTAATCCATATAATATTAGTTGAAATATGCATTACCCCCCAAAATAAGATGCAGAACTCAtgggaaagagaggaaactgCAAGTTACATTAAATTAAGCTGTGAATAAGCAAAAAAGTGAACTCTTTAAAATcttatttaaaagtaaagataGTATCAGTAGACAACATACTGTACACGCTTGTTGATTCATGCAGCCCTGATGTGCTCAAGCGTATTGATCAACGTTGGATCGGTCTCATACAATAATACTTCATCACGTGAAACATCATTATCTGCAAATGTCTGTAATGAAACACGCTAAAAATACATGATCATGAGGTCACTGCCCAATTATTTTGGTCTGCTGGCAGCAGGTTTGGGCAAAAGGGTGATTAATTGGTTCTGTAAGTTATCAGACACTCGGCAGGAAGTGAGAGGGGGCCACAAACAGGAAGGAGCGGAATGTGCTTCCTGATGGCCAGCGGTGTTACAGGGCAGATTCCTTGTACCATCATagctgatgcacacacacacacacacacacacacacacacacacacacacacacacacacataacacaaatTGATACTAAGAGGCAGGAATGTTTTTCCACTGGAATCAGGGAGAAGCAGACTGTCAGGAAAGACAAACAGTGAGGCGAGATAACattgagacagtgtgtccttgTGCAGAGGAGAGCATGAATCCTGCTCAGGTTTTTATGCAGAAATGACGGTAACATTTTATAATACAGCCCGAAATTCATAGTGTGATTTAGTATGAATTAGGTTCCAATAAAATACTCAGTGGTTGGTGCTTAAACAAAAGGGAACGAGGGAGTAACAACCAGGTATTTAAGAGGaaaggagaaataaattatGCTCAATGTACTTTGTTAATACAGGGGATCTGTGGGGAAAGTACATGGAAAAAGAATGAAACATGTGTTAATAACATTGTTCTTCCTGTGTAATTAAAGAGGAAAAGGGGAGAACAGTCAACACAGAACCACCTCACATTATTCTACCGCCTGCAGATCTGGTTCTCGCTGTGTAACGTTCAAGTTTCATCTGGTGGGTCGGAGAAAATCCAATATTAAAGAGCGGCGCTCAGTTTTTACAGGTGTGCTGTCAGCAGGCGAGCTGCATCCACACCGCATGAATTTATTAACATGTCTTCTGCTTCACTGCTTTACTTGGAATACGTCAAGAAATGGGTGGGTAGTTTTTAAAGTCTGCTGCGAGCAGACCCTTTCCTCCAGCACTGCAGGCCTAACAATAATTGTGCAGGGTCCCCCCTTTTTCCCTGGGCCCCCAAAGTCTTTTGAAACTCCCCTGCTTATGTCATGTATATATAAACGTAAGCACTTTTAAGCAAGTGTTCAGCTAAGGAATGATTGTAATGTCATCTTATGcaggaaacacatttaacaaaaaGATGTAGGCAAATAAAGCATAGTTTGACTTTAAAGTTTAATAAGAAATCTAGTAATTATGTGGGTTCTAATATCAAGTGTCCAACTCTGTTTTGATCCTAAATCAGCATTTGTTCATCAAACACATCCGTATAATTGTGTGAGCAGCATTTCAGTTATGTAAGTGGTTGAGGAGGAGCTGATTTAAAAACTACTTTATGTATAAACAGTTTTGATTAGTAAGTGGTTAAAGGGTACcccttcattttatttattgttgaatCAACATTTTTGCCACTTTCCTTTGTGATAATTACAGCCAACTATGTTTTCATCGTTCTCGTTCAAATTTTCTTGACTTTTCAGCTtcagtttaatgtttatttgccacttatttattttgttttctgaattttgtattttttaagcCTCCATGCTGGTGATGGCCAGTGGCCaaaggcattatgttttcagattGTCTGTCGGttcgtcccattcttgtgaaacAATATCTCAACGTAGCcctgagggaatttctttaaactcggtacaaacgttcagttggactcaaagatgaactgattcaatTTTGGTGGTTAGAGGtcaatgtcactgtgacatcacaaaaccaaaatttggcacaaatgttcacttagactcacagattaactgattagatttgggtcaACAGTCACGGTGGTcgcacaaaacatgttttgctcTTGAACACAACATCTCTGTCTTTGgggaatttcttcaaagtttgaccagttgtcactttgactcaaagattaactgattagacttcggtggtcaaaggtcacgttgacctcatatgagtctggaaaaagaaatgtatgaagactgaaactgcactggatGGCGCAGGTACCCAACCGCAGGACAGTTATtccagtttatatatatatatttgtatttgtgtgctAAGCATTTACAGACAGATAAATGAAGTAGAGCAAAAGTACAACAGTTACctcagaggagaaaaggagtGAAGTATAAAGCAGCCAAAAATAGAAAGGCatatgtctgtgtatgtgtacgTGTTCCTGCAGACGCTCGTCACAGAGGTGAGTGAGAGCTGAGGGAGCTCGAGGGCTGCTGGTCATAGCTCGCCCGTGTATATGAAATTAACATTGCTTGTCCTTGAGGGCTTCCTGATTGAATCGCGCAGGCCCGATGACGTCATGCGAGGTTTTAAGTCATATTTCGGATTAGGGagggcgagggagagagagagggaggatgagtCACTGCCTCATTGATGATTGTCTACACTGAGTGGTCAGATAATTCAGgtacaaaaagaaacacaggcGCAGCACGACCGCCTAATGGCACTCAAATAAAATGACTTATTGGGAACTTGCAAAATACACCTTTTAGGAAGATTAAATAGTATTGATGCCCCCcgccctctcttcctctcctcctccatgagGCCGGTGCTAAACAATGATGAATTCCTctcttctgtattttatttatgaccGAGGATTCAAATAACTAATATCTGTGCCGAGCTCAGTGTTGGCTAGAACATTACTGAACCATTCAGGGAAAATGATCAGACGTGCACCTGATCTATGTGAAACCTCAGTATATTTGAGGACCTATTACTTTAATCCAGGTTTATGTCACACTCTATAAAGGTTTAGGATCTGTGGCCtgatgtaatatttatttattgttcatcCAGGTGTAAGTGAAGTTCTGTATTCAGAGATAATTACCAAATAAGCCTAATGGGCAGAGGTTCAGGGGCCAGAGGGGGTCCCAGGGGTCTGAATGTTTGAAGTGTGAACATTCCCTGTTGGAAAGTCAATCAAAAGACTACAAAGTGACGAAActacttttttcttcttcctttctctccttaATAACATATGGGAATTACTTGAAGCAATTTCTGTAtctatgtattcatttattttgtatgttgaTGTATTTTCCTTTCTCACCTTATCAAGTTCTTGGGCCTATTGATAGGGTTGTGACAATATAAGCATCGGTCTAATGTGGGGTCATTGTGTGATTTtggtgctgtgttgttttttctgtttctcgttTTTGTCTGTTCTTTGGTCAGTCCTGCtaataaaatgttgttaaaaaaagatgcaaaacacaaaaacgaCGAACACTCAGTTTGAGTGTTTTGCCCACTGTGAGATTTCAACTTATAATACTTGAACGTGTACATTTTTTGGACAAAGGTACttagattcatatttttgttactttttaacTACGCAAAAATGCCAATTGATAAAATTCTATCCATTTACAAATTGATTATTATGGTCTCGTAAACAACTGCAGTTCTAATGTGAACCTCTGATGATGTACAAGAACTACAGCGGTAATTTACTTTTGACTACTCAATAACAGTTACTATTTGGGGAGCacgcaagaaaagaaaaccgACTTTGCAGTGGTAATAAAATtgtcctttttatatatttttaaaaaacattatagtTTTGATGGATATTATGATTAAACAGATCAGTTAAAATGGAGCGCCATCAGTCTTAAATCAATCATTCATCTTTAATGTAAAGAACCACTCTAGTATATTAGTATACAAAagtacttaaaggttcagtttgtagaatttagtgacatctagtggtgaagttgcatgttgcagctgaatacccctcacctcaccctcaccTTCAAAACATGATAGAGAACCTGTGGTCACCTTCAGTTGTtacaaaaactcaaaaggtgtttagtttgtccagtctgggctactgtaaaaaacatggcggcctctgtagagaggacccactccggatgtaaatataaagtatttagatatatagggcccattctagggtaaagaaagcAATTTTTCCCAAataaccctttttttttacaatttagatgaCATACTAGAGAAAACattactaggattattttatattcaatttcattccaataaatccctttcacctaaactatacacactggacatttaactttattttgaaaaaaaaaacaaaataaaaaacatctcaaGTGCAACATTTAATTTGTCGCAGTTAAACGATTCAATGTCACAAGATAAACTGGAACAGTAATAAATCATCTCACCTTAGGAAGACAGAGGTGATGATGATCTAGAGGCGTCAGGGGGTAGCGGTAGAAACAGGAGACACTCACTGTTGTGATGCAACAGTCGATATTGTGTGATGTTTGTGCTTTGATTGTTTAATTTCTTGTTTCTCAAGGCAGCATTACCAGTGAGTTCACCATCTTTCTGGCTTAATAGTAGATTGTTTTACACATAAACAGGATGTCTGGAACTGCTCAAGCATCAGGTGCATTACAGGGATATTTAACTTTCTGAAAGCACATGTAAACCGTAGCAAAATATCATCTCTTTTTAAATCATCCAACATTAACTGTCAATAACATCATCTAAAGCTAGAGCAAGCTTTCGCTCATGTCAGGTGTTGACATTTACATTGAAACAAAGGGATAGGACTCCCTCTTGTGGTGACAAAGGGGGACTGTTTGTTAGTGTAGGATCTTTgctacacacacatcatcagtaTGATCTAATGAACAATACAGACAGGACTAAAATAGCAATATTCAACAACTCTGTGCAGGAAGAACAAATATGTGAAGTATCTCACTTTGAAAATAGATCCtatttacaacaacaaatgagaACCTTTTCATACAAAACATGTTCTATTTAAACAGAAAGAATCCTCAGGTGTTCATGcatcaaaactaaatgaaatCACATCCTGACACCTGATCAGCGCCTCTTTCTGCACCCCGATGGGCGTGTGCAAGCCCGACACCTGGAAGTTCAGCACGTCGATGTCCGATGCTCCAAACGTGGCCTCCACCTTCACCTTCTCATGCATGTGAAACTGAACCTTCTTGTTGGTCATGGAGAGCAGACACCGGAGGAAGCTCTCCCGCAGCACAGACCGTGTGTGctgctctctctgcagctgctcggGGTCTGTCTCTGAAGCAGCTGAGGTGGAGATCGAGGGGCGACACAGAGCAATGAAACGGGGGGAATTGGGGTAAAATCCGCGGCTATTGGGGTCTGGTCCTTTGGGCAGACGGAGCACAGGCACCGGAATCGCAGTATCCATGTTGAATCTTTTTACCAGCACCTgttacaagaaaagaaaattcattAAACACCAACCAGACAATAAACCCcactggaaagaaaaaataccTTCGGTTGAAAAGATCCTGAGTCGACTGAGTGTACACACTGATGTAGTGCATGGGCTAAACTTTGCATTCACAGGGATTAATAAAGTAAAGTCAGATCTTCTTAATCACATCTTAAATATTACCAGATTAAGACAAAATGGTGAAATGTCTGTTTCCCAAGTCCCATGGTGGCCTCCTCAGAAGTCTTGTTTGGTCCACAAACCAAAGATAGTCACtttaatgtcattaaaaatACTCACATTTAAAAAGGTGAACTCATAGAGTTTTGCcattttgatataaaaaaaacactcagatTAATCGATTATCATAATAGTTGAAAGAAATTTAGTGGTTGGTTACTAATCGATTAATTGCTGTGGCCCtatatcacattattatttcttttaagtcagatttttgctcctgagccaagattgtggttttaaactcttctttataaGCGGAGAATTATAAAcactttacaaatctgaggtaatCAATTGTGTGTTATACCCCCTCACAGAGTTTTCACAATGCACAGGaattatatctatatatactgAAATTTGgtgatatttatataaatgaattATATTGCCATAATtaatgatattgttttattgcccagccttATGACTAAGAGTTTAATTTAGATTAGATAAGACAAGATGGAGagaaattcaattcaaaattcATCATTCCACTGATCTTTTCTTATCATTTCTAGATTTTGAACTTAAATTTGAATGTCCACAAATAGCCAAACCGGAGCAGGTGAACAACAATAATCAAAATTCACTCTGCAATGATGGATGAGGTGTTGCAGCAAAGAGCTGTTGCTTCTTGTAATTTGTGATTTATAGAGCTAGatt
Protein-coding regions in this window:
- the gemin7 gene encoding gem-associated protein 7, producing MDTAIPVPVLRLPKGPDPNSRGFYPNSPRFIALCRPSISTSAASETDPEQLQREQHTRSVLRESFLRCLLSMTNKKVQFHMHEKVKVEATFGASDIDVLNFQVSGLHTPIGVQKEALIRCQDVISFSFDA